A genomic window from Phoenix dactylifera cultivar Barhee BC4 chromosome 7, palm_55x_up_171113_PBpolish2nd_filt_p, whole genome shotgun sequence includes:
- the LOC103702448 gene encoding E3 ubiquitin-protein ligase ORTHRUS 2-like isoform X2 — translation MCLLHAVAGATGHRKIELLPRRVGLWEKLSKIEEAKKTPCGHNFCLKCFQKWVGQGKRKCAKCRDHIPASMASQPRINSALVVAIRMAKTTKLASTGNSIRVYHFVRNESRPEKAFTTERAKKAGKSNACSGQIFVTVPPDHFGPILAEHDPKRSKGVLVGELWEDRMECRQWGAHLPHVAGIAGQSEQGAQSVALSGGYEDDEDHGDWFLYTGSGGRDLSGNKRTNKNQSFDQKFEKLNKALRVSCLKGYPVRVVRSHKEKRSSYAPEKGVRYDGIYRIEKCWRKVGVQGFKVCRYLFVRCDNGPAPWTSDEHGDRPRPLPVIQELKHATDTTVRKQSPAWDYDEEHGWRWTRPPPQSKRCASSGKSEKKRGRKANKHSQSTSVRERLLKEFSCLICGKVMSLPLTTPCAHNFCKQCLLGSYPDQSFVRERTREGGRTLRAQKIVKKCPSCPNDISDFLQNPQVNRELMDLIESLQQKTADENVEFSEEGSAVVDKSEEESNSGNEKLNNYGSDSMDDKESDEQINGLEGKRPTEESIALGEKQLESVGGDSEVNAEEVGEDCSSHMHRTVNQGSRKRRKAVAQKRAGKKAKRGKGNNVME, via the exons ACGCCCTGTGGTCACAACTTCTGCTTAAAATGTTTCCAGAAATGGGTCGGGCAAGGTAAACGTAAATGTGCAAAGTGTCGGGATCATATCCCAGCCAGTATGGCATCCCAGCCAAGAATTAATTCAGCACTTGTTGTTGCTATTCGCATGGCAAAGACCACAAAATTAGCATCAACGGGTAATTCAATACGTGTATATCATTTTGTGCGCAATGAGAGCAGACCTGAGAAAGCATTCACTACCGAGCGGGCCAAAAAGGCTGGGAAGTCGAATGCTTGCAGTGGTCAAATCTTTGTTACAGTCCCTCCTGATCATTTTGGTCCAATCCTTGCTGAGCATGACCCCAAAAGGAGCAAGGGTGTGTTGGTAGGGGAGTTATGGGAGGACCGTATGGAATGCAGACAATGGGGTGCCCACTTGCCTCATGTTGCAGGAATTGCAGGGCAGTCTGAACAAGGCGCTCAATCAGTTGCACTGTCAGGAGGGTATGAAGATGATGAAGATCATGGAGATTGGTTCCTCTACACTGGGAG TGGAGGGAGGGACTTGAGTGGAAACAAGCGAACAAATAAGAACCAGTCTTTTGACCAGAAATTCGAGAAGCTGAACAAAGCATTACGAGTTAGTTGCCTAAAGGGTTATCCTGTTCGAGTGGTGAG ATCCCATAAGGAGAAGCGTTCTTCATATGCACCTGAAAAGGGTGTGAGATATGATGGAATATACAGGATCGAGAAATGCTGGCGTAAAGTTGGTGTTCAG GGTTTTAAGGTTTGCAGATATCTTTTTGTGCGATGCGATAACGGACCAGCACCATGGACCAG TGATGAACATGGTGATCGCCCTAGACCTTTGCCTGTAATTCAAGAATTGAAGCATGCCACTGATACTACAGTAAGGAAGCAAAGCCCAGCATGGGattatgat GAAGAACATGGTTGGAGATGGACTAGGCCTCCACCGCAGAGCAAAAGGTGTGCATCTTCTGGAAAatcagaaaagaagagaggaaggaaagcaaacAAGCACAGCCAGAGCACGTCTGTGAGGGAGAGACTGTTGAAAG AATTCAGCTGCCTAATTTGTGGGAAAGTGATGAGTCTTCCACTCACAACGCCATGTGCTCATAACTTTTGCAAGCAGTGTTTGTTAGGATCATATCCTGATCAGTCATTTGTGCGGGAGAGAACGCGTGAAGGAGGTCGAACCCTTCGTGCACAGAAAATTGTTAAGAAGTGCCCTTCTTGTCCAAATGACATCTCTGATTTTTTACAGAATCCACAG GTTAATAGAGAGCTTATGGATCTGATAGAATCACTCCAACAGAAAACAGCAGATGAGAATGTTGAGTTTAGTGAGGAAGGAAGTGCTGTTGTAGACAAGTCTGAAGAAGAAAGTAATTCTGGGAATGAGAAGCTGAATAATTATGGAAGTGACTCCATGGATGACAAGGAGAGTGATGAACAAATTAATGGTTTAGAGGGGAAGAGACCTACTGAGGAATCTATTGCACTAGGGGAGAAGCAGCTTGAGTCGGTAGGTGGAGACTCTGAGGTTAATGCTGAGGAAGTAGGAGAGGACTGCTCAAGCCACATGCACAGAACTGTCAACCAGGGCTCCCGGAAGCGGAGGAAAGCTGTCGCTCAGAAAAGAGCTGGTAAGAAGGCTAAAAGGGGCAAGGGTAATAATGTTATGGAGTGA